The stretch of DNA CCATGAATGATTACCGGTACAACGACGCTCAAGGGGACAACTCCATGACCACAATGTATTTTCAACGATTGTATCCCGATTTGAGCTTTGTTGTAATACATTGTTTCCCGAATTGAGCGATGGAATCGCACTACATTTTCGCTTCTTGCTCCATTATgttctttctctatttttgtCGTTCTCATGTGCTACAATTTTACTTTGCTATTATGTTGTATTAACATTcggaatattttttctttacttcaacatatattttaatgacaTTATTATATACGAAGCCAATTTAATAGGAAgcttaatttagtactaaatgtAACATTAAACAATACTTCCTAAATCGAaccttcataatttttaactttgcttttaacttttattaACATTcggaatatattttctatattttcttttaagttgTATATACAAAgccaatttaataaaatattatcttaatttagtactaaatataacataaaactAACCTAAATCTAACCCTTTACCTAACAGTAATTAGCCAAACTAACCTAAACCGCCCTTACGGAGGGCGGCAGGGGGCCGCCTGCAAAATGACAAGGCCACCCCCACCCCGCGAGCACGTCGGCCGGCCGTGCGAATTTTGCACTTACCCCCTTCCCGCCCTCCGTAAGGGCGAAAAGGGGCTTAGTGCAAAATTGCGTGCCGCGCCGCTAACGGCTGTCCCGCCCGAGCGCTGCGACGTGCGCCACGTCAGCATTtcgccctctaggagggcggtAGGAGGCTAgtcttgtgattttttgaatcggaaaattaaaatggtaaataattaaataaataaaattaaaaattaaaaaaattcggcTGCTGACCTCGCTGTATTTTGCGTCAGGAAAAAGCACACTGAAGGACCCTCAGCTTGTCTTTTGAGTTACAAAATCATCCTCTAAGCGTAAAACCATATATTACGTGTCTCTtatctatattaatataaaaaagaggagttgtaattttttatggcCACACCAACAAATATACACAGGATTTACTCGATCCATTTTCCACCGTCAGATATACGTATCCAATGGCCCAGGATGATTTGAAATAACTCTCTTGCAATCTTACGTAGGAAACACCCCATGACTCCATCAAAATCATCCCGACTCCTCCGTCAAAATCGCCACGCtctctcatacaacaacaagCTTCCTAGCGCCCTCCAACAAGTTGCCCAACGCAAGCCACCACTGTCACCCGGtagccgccaccgcgcccgctCCCGGCTGGCCCCGGTACCGCCGCCTGCCCCCCACCGATCGCTGACTACCCCCAACCTCCGACCAGCCGGCGCCCCAGCGCAGGCTGCCGCCACGCCCGCGCCAGCGCCCACTCTTCCGACCGGCGCCGGCACCAAAAGTTTCTTTGTTTTGGTTGGATTTCTTAACCTTTCACTTTACTATTTGATTTTGTCTTAAACAATTAGCAGcaagtttttatttgattgtgGATtcgctttattttttatcaaggAGGTGCTTACGTGAATGCTCAATCGTTAGTCCAACACTCCAACTTCCGTTGCAGGTTGTTTTACTcatgaagttgatttttttagttgcagtGGTGTTGTTAGACCATTTTACTCGTGATTAGTTGCAGTACAACAAACTAATTTGGATCTGGCAGTCATGTCACGATCCAGTTCTAGCACATAATCTCGGGTGGTAGCACAGTTCGATCGCCAATGATCATCGGAATCATGTATCATTGAGTGGGTTCAATCTCTGTTGCTATTCCAAAtttcctttcatttttttgttcGTGCAATTTGGTTGTGACTCGAACAATCAACTGCTGAAATTCTTCTATTGTTTGCACATACTCTATTTTGACCAATGGGTGTTTGATTAAATGCCATTGATTTTCTTAGCATGCATCTGTGTAGTCACATCCTTTAGTTTGATACTTTGATTGTCTAATAAGTTTCGATTACTTATGTAACAATGCAATAAGAATTCTCTTGATATGGTAGTAATGGCTACTGATTGTGTTACCTATAACTAGCCATATGTTACCTATGACTATTTTCTCTTGATACAAATTTCATACCTAGCCATACGTTACATTAACTATTCAGGGTCAATTTTGTAGTTTTAAATTTCCTGTTATCACACAAATTGGTTTGATGCAAAAAGTAGAAAATGGCATTATTTGATGAGGACACAACTAGCTTGGATATAACTATGACTATGTTATGTATTAATCAACCAAAGGTGCATATGTTCTATATTAGATTTacttgttatatatttgaacataCATTGCTACACATTGAGTTCTGTGTTTTCGTTCGCAGATGTACTTGCTTGGGTGAAAGAAAAGAGACCAAGTGTAAGGAATGCATGGATGATTGAAGAAGTTGATTGGGGGCCAAACCAAGACCTTCTCCAAGTCCACTTCCATCTCACCACGTCACTTTTGGTCCAcagaagataagagataaagttaTACACGTTTTGGATTCGGATTCGGGCCTCATGacatcatcaacttcaaacAGACCTAGCCGCTAATCTAGAAGGATTTTTCGGGCCCATGAGTACTTTTGGAAAGCTTATGGAGTCTATTTTTCGATGGTTTTGGTCCCACGTTAAAATTCCTACCAAGCTGCCGAGAATCTACAAAACAAGTCACGTATCTCATCCAGTCCGAATCTAATTCGGGTTTTGGGCCTTGTAATTGTGTCGTGGGCTTAGCCCAAGGGGGTGTGCGCTCTAGGGCAACCCTAGGACGTTCCTAACCCTATTTATTCAGTAGCCGTATTGTTTAGAGTTgggttttgcttagattattTCTGTCAAGAATAGTTTCGCCGCTAGATCGGTTTGTGAGACCCCAACTCGTGAGCATAATCATTCACCTGCAATTttggttgctttctttcttgttcttgtttatgTTCTTCAATTCACAAACAGGGATTAGCCTTCTCGGCGAGGGCATCTTCCGGCATGATGGTAACCAGAGGAGACGTCATCTTCCGGTACGATGGTAACCAGAGGAGACGTGGTGCTGCGATTGCGGGGCTTAAGAAGCCGGATCGACGTGTGTCGTGACTCCACTCAAATCGATTGTTTATCAGAACCTTTCGAAAGATCGGGAACCTAGTCCACATCATTATTCATCTGAGTAGAAGCCTTTTTAATTCTTCTCTCTATTTCCCTTCATATACAttagttatttattataagaacTCCCAAGGGCTAGATGTCATAGAATTGTTTTGTTCGCTTGTGTAATGGTAACATGTCCCAAGAAACACATATGCTtccataacaaaaaattaacgaAAATGTTGTATGCTTTTTTAGTCATTTTTGATGTTTACTTATCACTTATTTtactttaattattttcataaagCCATTGACTATTGTTAAATACAATAAGCTTTGTTCTTAACTGTTCAAATATATGGATTTTTCTTGTGCTATTTTGTTATACATATCTATTTGTCTAGATGTATCTTTGGTGCATTCCAGTAtggctatatttttctatactaataaaagttatatttgatATAGTTTTTCTGCTACCTTATGGTATTAATTAAGGAACATTATATATTCTTTATCGTTAATAAGTCAACACTTTGTATTGCCATAAAAGTTctgtttttcagttttcactAAACAACTAAACATGACTAAAGAAGGGTTGTGAGTGTATGATTTTGCTAAACATGCTCCTAACAAGGATCGGTACACAAAAAACCCTTGGGACACTTACTCATTCTTGCTTCAAGCCAGCGTGGGAACCAACCGAgctttgacatatatatatctttctcCTTAGCCATCAAGGCGAGGGTAGGCATAGCTTGAACTCACATTTAACGGAcaaataaaccaaacacataTTGGAATCAAATTATAGAGCCTGTTTGGGAGACTCTCATAGCTAcaacttttcctaaaaactGCTTTTGCCAGAAGCTGCCCTAAACGGTCCATAATTTCTGAGAATtcgtagttacagattctaagAAATGAACTATTTGTGGGAGCTTCTACCCGTTACAACTTTTcccaaaagctgcttctgccagaagttGCCCCAAACGATTTATAGCTTTTGAAATCTATAGTtatagattctgaaaaatgaactaagaattcaAAAGGTGAAGAAGCTAGGTTTagaagcttttccagattcttaaaagcttctcagaatctaaagctccccaaacagaccctaaGACGTCAGAAGTTGGGTCTAGAAACTTtcccagattctcagaagctagcTACCAAACAACTACTGAGAAGATTTATAAGTATTTGAGATTTAAGATTTAGGAGAAGATTTTACTACCAATTTTATATTGGTTTAAGTATGaaatctaatatttttttgatgttacgatagtattttttaagacaaatctacacatattttaaactatacacatattttaaacTACACATTTAAGTAGCTTAAGATGGTCAGTTTTAAAAGTCCAACCAATGtcctaattataaaatatttataaccgGAGATAGAGCAGGCATGCAATTTATCTAGCAAGCGTACCGTTACATATCTATGAATGAATTAAAAAGCATACATTTCAGCTGCATCTCACGTGTTTCACTTCTCCATAAAGCTAATATACCTTGCAAACTAATTGCAGCTCTTTAAATAGGCTCTTAAACCGACAGACGCATTGGAAGATTTAATCAGAATCTCTACTCAGTCTCCTCTATTCAGCCTCTTCAGCAGCGGCTATATCTGAATCCAATACGGACATGAATTGTTGACTTACATGCTTGGCAACAGATATCATATCAAAAATGACGCTTGCATCCAATCCTGCACCGCCCCTCTTGGTCAATCCACATATTTGACGATGCCTATTAACTGACACCGAAACTGCAGAGCTCATCTGGGATTCTTCCTCTGAGGTAGCATCTACAATGTAGTGCTTACCGACCTAGCATAATTACTTCACAAATCAGTAAATGAAAAGGAAATACTTCAAAGAAAATTAGGATTACAAAACGTAGGGGAGAGGATGGTAAATAATGAGATACAAAAGAAGAGATGGAAGCTGACTTCTCTCAGAATCTTTATGAACGAGCTGCCCATATTTGCAACTTGATAGAACCAGAGGTTACTAGCCAGATGAACGCAAACCGTTTATCAAGGAAGAAATTGCGGACAGCCTATCCAAACTGGGGTTCGATGGTTATCCCGGGTGGTCTTTCCAGGCAAAATTGGGATATTCTTAAATATGATATTGTAAAAGCGGTAAACAGTTCTAGCCAAAGATACGGCTGTTGGGAGGTTCTTTAGCATTAGGCCATGTTTGGCATGGCTACAGCTCTAGCCCGACCTCTCCTGGAGCTGGATCCCGACCAAACGGTTTCAACTCCACACAAAATGAGGGCTGAGCAGACTTGAGTGATCTGGAAGAACGAAGTAGAGAGGTGGATATTGGTTCGAGTAGCTCCACGGCTCCACTCTAGACTCCATTCCTAGAGTTAAATTTAGGAGTTGCAACCCTACCAAACAGACCCTTGGATTGATTTGTCCATAGTGCATACTAGTAAAATCATTTCTAGATTAATTCCATTAATAATTAGAAatgtaaaaatacaatgtgAAACAGTgtccaaaaagaaaattattcaaTATAAATGCTTAAATAAATATCAGTTACGTAGACACAAGCCCTATAAATATCCCGTGCAACCATAACACTCTACATCATCCACAAGCCACTCACTGTTCGGTGGGCAAATTGAACATAACAATAGAGAGGAAAgtcattttcttcaaaataagGAGGCTATAAAACTAGAGCATTTACaagtacaaaaaaaattctagaacATTTTTGAAAATTCAATAGCATGACAATCGATCATATttctttctcaaaataaaaaattaaaaaataaattgcaatACCTTCGTCAATGTAACAATAACAGGCACACTGGAGGTGTCGAATTGCAAAAATTCATCATCACTGACATCAACCTCAGGTTCCTCATCTGTTGCAGCACTAAGAGAAACATTGACTCTTGGGATACCTGTATCACTTAAAGCCACCTGTAGTATGTATACAGAAATGTTAGCAACACACAAATGTATGCAATTGCAGGAAATGTGCCAAAATCGCCAATCAAACAAGAATAATTGATTGTACACATTGAGGGGTGAAAATGACAATGGATAAGGGGATACTTGATTCCCCAGTAATATCTCAAATCCAGtgaacatgaatgaaaaactCACTAACTCAACCAGGCACAGAAAGAAACTCTGCACACTGATCTCCCACAATATTTAAGATGCTGTTTCGATTATCTCCCAGGAAATCCTATGATTATGGCTAACTTGTCCAATAGAGAATTCTTTAGATAGAAGGGTTTTCTATCTCTAGATTTAGATGGCATTGCATTAGATCATTGTTTCATATGTAAGGACCCTCCGGTCTCCAAAACCATCATAATGTTCTAGAcgttctattatttttttctgccaGTATATATTGTAGTTTGAGTTCGTAGTcacaataaatatttgcaaCAACCTAAACTTCACAGATGATACTGTCTCAAACTTTCAAGagttaattacctttattgcAGCAGCCAGGGCATCAAGCAAATTTCCATCAGAACTAACAACAAGTCCATCAATGTAGAGATCCCAGCAGAcctttccatcaacaacaattAGTGATGATAAATCAATTGCAGCCCCTGAAATATCGGTTCGTTACATTCGAGCAAATGATATGACAACTCTTTTGGCAAGCATGACAGCATGTTCTAGTCTTAAAAAGGAATCAACTAAAAAAtcagcaaaacaaaatgagAAACTAATTTTGATTAAAGATTTCTTGAATACAAGCAAAATGAGGGCCTCAAACAGAATTGAAATTTCTTGAATCAGTAAATACTCTGCACACTGTTGGAAATTACAGGGCACCAGTAATCATGCATGAAATTTATTCTGTGAGCAAATAATATGGGCCAACCCTGATCttctagaatttaattttgatcaatGATCAGTAACTTCAAGAACAAAGTAGTGGTCACTCAAACATCATATACACATCAGATATGATGGTTAGAATCATTATAAACACatttattttgtgtgtgtttgaGATCCCATGTTCCAACAGAAACAAATACTTTGTTCATGGTGACAGTGGAAATAAATATCCTGTTTCCAACCAACTAGGTAACTGCAATCCTCTCTATTCCTACTTAACAGTGAtgaaaagtaaataaaatacacaGATGTGTTTTTTGGAATAAGGCGTTTAATAGGTTGTAGCTGAACTAGTTAATCTGCTTGCAGATTATATGGGAGACAATGCTTGCTATGtacacaaaagaaaatgtgtCTCTCAAAAGGATTCCATGATCAAAGGGTTTCCTTAGTCAgtacaattttaaattaaatgttaaaaCGTGTGAACTTTGTCTAGCCTACTTAATCCCAGTTGGGACCAGTCAACCAGAAAATCCAGTAACCTTCAGTTAGCAGAGGTTTTCACATGAACCATGTACCTGACTATAattaccttttattttattattgattGGTATAAAGAGCAGATTTACTTTGTCTATATACTCAATAAATTAGTCATGGAAATATTACTGCACACCAATAGGAATGATATTGGCATGTGATGGTGATGAACAGCTGATAAACTGGTATTTGTAATGGAATCAACATGCTTCAGCTAACAAGAAATCATTAGCTCACTTTAGCTGGTACTTTTCAGATTGGTGCATCGAAACAACAAAATGATATTCAGTGTATAATATAAATTGCATCTTAGAGGTAGTAATCTATTGCAAGGAAACCTATGAACGTAAAAAATAGCTTGGTATAATAGAATGGCAAAATTGAAATCATACAAGAATGCAATCAGAGTCTCATTGAATTGTCAATTTCTTGGAAGTTGTCACAACCTTTACTAAGGTTGGATGTcatcaaaccaaacatatccCCAAGAGCCAATGAAGAACAATGAAATACATCTCACCTGCCCCACTTTTACCACCAAGTAAGCATCTTTGCAGTGCAACAGAGAGCTCAGCAGATAAATCTTCAGAACCTCTACcctaaataaaagaaatatgcaAGTAGGTTAAGCATgtgaaaaaatacaaacatatatacagaGACGAGTTCCCGATTAAACACTATATGTATATCTAGCACCCATGATGCTACAATTGATGCACCTTTTATAATCACAAGGAATGCACTTTAAACTTCAGAGGACATATTTACAATCATGAACATGCCTTATACTTCGTGGGAACACATTTACAGTTGCAGGCAGAGGTCCGTAatattaaatacatatttttatcatgtGTTACTTCAAAATCGAGTCCATGAACCATATTTTTTCTCCCGAGTGCACTCTAATGCTCTGCTCTGTAGATATGCTGATCTATTGGGAAATATGAAGATCACTTGAAAAAACACACTGAATTGTTGCTTCCTtaggtgtttttttaaagaaattaccAAATGAATATTTGagctaaaataatttaacatTTGTGGGAAGATACTAATCATAAGGTTTTGTTGCATGGTACAATATAGGAATTACTTTAGCACTTAAAGGCCGATTCTGTTGTCTCAGTGCACACTTACCATCCATAGTTAGGttatatttgacaaaattgCACATACAAATATGCTTTTTAATAGTTCAACTGCAGAAAGAGCAATCTATGAGACAGCATGCGGCAAGCAGTTAGTAGGACTAATGCTCaactttactgtatttaataaaaaaatcattatctaGTTATGACaaagatttaaatataaaattagccCTAGATATGTGGGCAGAAGCTTAAAAAGGTTGGAGAACATATGACATATTTCACATCTCATATCTATATAAACAatacaacagaaaaaaaaggtagatgTATGCCAAAGAAGACAATATGAACCAAAATGTTTCACCCAAAGTTTTTAACCCTGCCCCGGTGTAGGAAATGCAGTTGTAGACTACAATATTTACCAAATAAACCAACCACAGCTTAGCAAATTACAAGCCAAAGGAGTGTTTTCAATCAATTGCTGCCAAACAAGTGGAATgttaaaggaaaacaaaaggttCCATTATATATCACTGACAAAGCACCAGTTCCTTGATGTGCAACTGGCAGActcattttcttatttatatcaCCACAAGTCAACAGTTCACCAGCATCCATTAGATAGAAAAAGACCATTTTGCCCCTGGGATGATGTCATTATCACAgcagaaaaaatatgttactaTTGACCATGATtctcctctattttttatgttgtatCATAAATTGCTCTTCTCTCCCTAGTTTCATAAAGAAAGGGAGGGTATTATATCATTTACATGAAAATACATACACGTAGTAGAGTTTGACGAACATTTGCAATTTGCATTACAGCGATGGCATATAATAGAATCATGCTTCGTCAACTCCATGACTTACAATTTGATATTATGTCAATGGCATATAATGTATTTTCATTATCTGCAATAGGAGTGTATGGTTAAGACCCAAAAAGTGAAATggcaaataaatttataatgttgcttgttagagaaaaaaaaaacttcatataGTTGCTGTAGAAAAATGTTTGAGAGATGATCCACCTCCTTACTGTTCACAGCCAGAACTGTTTGCTTCTTTAGATTCATTTCAACAGTATTTTGGATGATAAAgttgttgtatatttgtgtcTATTATGTACGATATCTATAGAATTGGAATTGGAATAACATGAAGCAGACTAGAAAAGTTTATCGGCTCAGTTTGATTCAGAACACCACATTACCAACCTCAAACATGGGTGCTGCAGTTGGACTACAGTCAACAAAAATGGAAACTTTCCCTTTGTCAGGATGAAGAATGCTTGGTTTCCCCAACTCAGCCTGCAAATGACAGACAGAGTAATCAAATTGGGTGATGTAAAGCAAAAACAGATGAACAGAAACATTGCAAtcatattatttaatcatatcAAATAGTCAAAGCTTCTCAAagtactaaaaatattatcaatgTGATCCATATTGCAATATTAAATCTGCAGCAGGTGGCAACAGAAGTCTACGAATAATTATATGATCTgtatctatactcctataaaaagtagtagaggtggtggtgaatc from Oryza brachyantha chromosome 12, ObraRS2, whole genome shotgun sequence encodes:
- the LOC102701679 gene encoding exosome complex component RRP42, producing MVGLSEGEKHFIRGGIAQDLRADGRRRLQFRAMSVETGVIPQANGSARVRLGSTEVIASVKAELGKPSILHPDKGKVSIFVDCSPTAAPMFEGRGSEDLSAELSVALQRCLLGGKSGAGAAIDLSSLIVVDGKVCWDLYIDGLVVSSDGNLLDALAAAIKVALSDTGIPRVNVSLSAATDEEPEVDVSDDEFLQFDTSSVPVIVTLTKVGKHYIVDATSEEESQMSSAVSVSVNRHRQICGLTKRGGAGLDASVIFDMISVAKHVSQQFMSVLDSDIAAAEEAE